A window of the Miscanthus floridulus cultivar M001 chromosome 14, ASM1932011v1, whole genome shotgun sequence genome harbors these coding sequences:
- the LOC136505842 gene encoding disease resistance protein RGA5-like: MIQPVDMDEQGSARFCRVHDMILDLIISLSTRENFVTILEGSCLVPPELKIRRSSLQGKVLGDQTEIKEEHMMILPATVNMSHARSLVVFGDAVQWMPPLSRFSVLRVLSLMGVPGSVNHHLEDLERLHNLRYLQLGGQLETGVLLGIGKLKLLKTLDVWATSIEQLPASIVELGQLERLLMYKGLKLPDGIGNLTSLQELSVLDADKSPHTLAELGKLTELRVLTIYGLGGNESSSREIILQSLSNLGNLRILQFEDEEGQYSLDLDGMSHQWRAPAHLQCFKGGYVVMSQLPQWFSSLSELSCLSIKVKVLRQADLRLLGALPMLRFLELLGFYGTASEELVVGADQPFRSLVEFKFAHYTRDWLVFTQGVMPKLQRLKLFCSARSRYAGGFDIGLENLACLKHVAVKVIYRGAQIWRTDIVEHMITVAIKLHPNNPTFELSRVHQYNNNVK, translated from the coding sequence ATGATTCAGCCGGTTGACATGGATGAACAAGGCAGCGCGAGATTTTGTCGAGTACATGATATGATACTTGATCTCATCATTTCTCTTTCAACTCGAGAGAATTTTGTCACTATATTAGAAGGTTCATGCCTCGTACCTCCAGAGTTAAAGATTCGAAGATCTTCACTGCAAGGCAAGGTACTTGGCGACCAAACAGAAATCAAGGAAGAACACATGATGATACTGCCAGCAACAGTAAACATGTCCCATGCCAGGTCACTCGTTGTTTTTGGCGATGCGGTTCAGTGGATGCCACCTCTGTCAAGGTTTTCAGTTCTTCGTGTTTTATCTTTGATGGGTGTTCCTGGCAGTGTTAATCATCATCTTGAGGATCTAGAGAGGTTGCACAACTTGAGATATCTACAGTTAGGTGGCCAGCTTGAAACAGGGGTTCTACTAGGGATTGGAAAGCTAAAGCTTCTAAAGACATTGGATGTGTGGGCTACGTCTATTGAACAACTCCCAGCAAGTATTGTTGAGCTAGGACAGCTTGAACGTCTGTTAATGTACAAGGGATTGAAACTTCCTGATGGGATTGGAAATCTAACTTCCCTGCAAGAGCTGTCGGTGCTCGACGCGGACAAATCACCACACACTCTAGCTGAGCTAGGTAAGCTTACTGAACTACGGGTGCTGACTATATATGGATTAGGAGGAAATGAGAGTAGTTCTAGGGAGATCATTTTGCAGAGTTTGTCTAACCTAGGTAACCTTCGGATTCTACAATTTGAAGATGAAGAAGGGCAATATTCCCTAGATCTAGATGGCATGTCGCATCAATGGAGGGCCCCTGCACATCTCCAATGCTTCAAAGGAGGCTATGTGGTCATGTCTCAGTTGCCACAGTGGTTTTCTTCCCTATCTGAACTCTCTTGTCTATCCATCAAGGTGAAGGTTCTAAGGCAGGCTGACCTCCGACTGCTTGGAGCTTTGCCCATGCTACGCTTCCTTGAGCTACTAGGTTTTTATGGTACCGCCAGTGAAGAGCTGGTGGTTGGTGCTGATCAGCCCTTCCGCTCTCTAGTAGAGTTCAAGTTTGCGCACTATACAAGAGACTGGCTGGTGTTCACTCAAGGCGTGATGCCCAAACTTCAAAGGCTCAAGTTATTCTGTAGCGCACGGAGCAGATATGCTGGTGGTTTTGATATTGGCCTGGAGAATCTGGCTTGCCTGAAACATGTCGCTGTCAAGGTTATCTATAGAGGTGCTCAGATCTGGCGCACAGATATTGTGGAACACATGATCACGGTTGCAATTAAGCTGCACCCCAACAATCCAACTTTTGAGCTATCAAGAGTGCATCAGTATAATAATAACGTCAAGTGA
- the LOC136504204 gene encoding two-component response regulator ORR9-like, producing MPTSPSTHTSCLSSSTTLASCSSALLLQSVMAAVATETPFHVLAVDDSLPDRKLIERLLKTSSFQVTTVDSGSKALQFLGLHDEHSPVPVHTDQLDVAVNLIITDYCMPGMTGYDLLKKIKESSSLRDIPVVIMSSENIPSRINRCLEEGADEFFLKPVRLSDMNKLKPHILKSRCREHYHQEQHQQSDSNSDECSNPTNTSSSSSDSSSNRKRKAADNEEILPQTNRSRHS from the exons ATGCCAACAAGCCCAAGCACACACACCTCCTGCCTTTCTTCTTCTACAACTCTTGCTTCCTGCAGCTCTGCTCTCTTGCTTCAATCGGTCATGGCGGCGGTGGCCACAGAGACTCCGTTCCATGTCCTGGCGGTGGACGACAGCCTCCCGGACAGGAAGCTCATCGAGAGGCTCCTCAAGACCTCTTCCTTCCAAG TGACCACTGTGGACTCAGGGAGCAAGGCGCTGCAGTTCCTGGGGCTCCATGATGAGCACAGCCCTGTTCCTGTCCACACAGACCAGCtg GATGTGGCGGTGAACCTGATCATCACTGACTACTGCATGCCCGGCATGACAGGATACGACCTGCTCAAGAAGATCAAG GAGTCGTCGTCTCTCAGAGATATCCCAGTGGTGATCATGTCCTCTGAGAACATTCCTTCAAGGATCAATAG GTGCCTGGAGGAAGGAGCTGATGAGTTCTTCCTGAAACCAGTACGGCTATCAGACATGAACAAGCTCAAGCCCCACATACTGAAAAGCAGATGCAGAGAGCACTATCACCAGGAACAGCATCAGCAAAGTGACAGCAACAGTGACGAATGCAGTAACCCCACaaacaccagcagcagcagcagcgatagCAGCAGCAACCGCAAGAGAAAGGCAGCAGACAACGAAGAAATCTTGCCCCAGACAAATAGATCAAGGCATAGTTAG
- the LOC136504205 gene encoding DNA-directed RNA polymerase V subunit 5A-like, producing the protein MQSKIMSKARESIKEIFPFKVDTFQIAELLVNITKHVLKPKHEVLTAEEKVKLLKDYNVVDSQLPRMLESDAVAHYHGFGKGTVVKVTYDSELTGNHVTYRCSF; encoded by the exons ATGCAGAGCAAAATAATGTCTAAAGCCAGAGAGTCCATCAAGGAGATCTTCCCATTTAAAGTTGACACATTCCAG ATCGCAGAATTACTGGTGAACATCACTAAGCATGTCCTGAAGCCCAAGCATGAAGTGTTGACTGCAGAGGAGAAGGTCAAGCTCCTGAAGGACTACAATGTCGTGGACTCACAG TTGCCTCGCATGCTGGAGAGTGATGCAGTTGCTCACTACCACGGATTTGGCAAAGGAACTGTTGTTAAAGTTACATATGACAGCGAGCTTACCGGGAACCATGTGACATACCGGTGTTCTTTCTGA